From Cyanobium sp. Tous-M-B4, the proteins below share one genomic window:
- a CDS encoding FAD-binding oxidoreductase produces MTAAKGPAITVLGGGLMGLAMAHQLARRGEAVRVLSRRRSEAAGFVAAGMLAPHAEGLAGDLLALGQASLQLIPSWVAQIEADSGLSCGLRPCGIVVPFATSAERDAYPTAAFGQGLDRRGLEQEIPGIGERWQTGLLFEQDGQIDNRRRLMRALERACVELGVTFEEGSQVLELVCGPTGALSGVRLRSAEGEEHHLTAERAVLACGAWSAQLLPQLPIAPVKGQMLSLQGPRQALGRVIFGPGTYLVPRQDGLLVVGATSEAEAGFSEGLTPAGQRQLQEGLASLLPEASAWPPMERWWGFRPHTPDEAPLLGTSPIPGLWLAAGHHRNGVLLAAITAELVAGAILGDLGTAKQDQLNNFSWRRFERN; encoded by the coding sequence ATGACTGCAGCCAAGGGGCCAGCCATCACGGTGCTGGGGGGCGGCCTGATGGGCCTGGCCATGGCCCACCAGCTCGCCCGCCGCGGCGAAGCAGTGCGGGTGTTGAGCCGGCGCCGCAGCGAGGCAGCAGGATTCGTAGCCGCCGGCATGTTGGCGCCCCACGCCGAGGGGCTCGCCGGCGACCTGCTCGCCCTGGGGCAGGCCAGCCTGCAGCTCATCCCCTCCTGGGTGGCCCAGATCGAAGCCGACAGCGGCCTGAGCTGCGGTCTACGGCCCTGCGGCATCGTCGTGCCCTTCGCCACCTCGGCGGAGCGGGATGCCTATCCCACCGCCGCCTTCGGCCAGGGGCTCGATCGCCGCGGCCTGGAGCAAGAGATACCGGGCATCGGCGAGCGCTGGCAGACCGGCCTGCTGTTTGAACAGGACGGCCAGATCGACAACCGCCGCCGGCTGATGCGCGCCCTGGAGCGGGCCTGCGTGGAACTGGGGGTGACCTTTGAGGAGGGCAGCCAGGTGCTGGAACTGGTCTGCGGCCCGACCGGCGCCCTTAGCGGGGTGCGTCTACGCAGCGCCGAAGGGGAGGAGCACCATCTCACCGCTGAGCGGGCGGTGCTGGCCTGCGGTGCCTGGAGCGCCCAGCTACTGCCCCAGCTGCCGATCGCTCCTGTGAAGGGCCAGATGCTGTCGCTGCAGGGGCCGCGGCAGGCCTTGGGGCGGGTGATTTTTGGGCCCGGCACCTACCTGGTGCCGCGGCAAGACGGTCTGCTGGTGGTGGGGGCCACCAGCGAAGCCGAGGCCGGCTTCAGCGAGGGGCTCACCCCCGCTGGCCAGCGCCAGCTGCAGGAGGGGCTAGCCAGCCTGCTGCCGGAGGCGAGCGCCTGGCCGCCGATGGAGCGCTGGTGGGGCTTTCGGCCCCACACCCCAGACGAAGCACCCCTGCTTGGAACCAGCCCCATCCCCGGCCTGTGGCTGGCCGCGGGGCACCACCGCAACGGCGTGCTGCTGGCAGCGATCACCGCTGAATTGGTGGCGGGAGCGATCCTTGGCGACCTAGGAACGGCAAAACAGGACCAGCTGAATAACTTCAGCTGGCGGCGATTTGAGCGGAACTGA
- the ndk gene encoding nucleoside-diphosphate kinase → MAAERSFIAIKPDGVQRGLVGEILGRFERKGFKLVGLKQLTPSRELAESHYGVHSERPFFAGLVDFITSGPVVAMVWEGDGVIASARKLIGATKPLEAEPGTIRGDLAVNIGRNVIHGSDAPETAEFEIGLWFQPSELSDWTPADQVWRVEG, encoded by the coding sequence ATGGCCGCCGAACGCTCTTTCATTGCCATCAAGCCCGACGGCGTTCAGCGCGGTCTGGTCGGCGAAATCCTCGGCCGCTTCGAGCGCAAGGGCTTCAAGCTGGTGGGCCTTAAGCAGCTCACCCCCAGCCGCGAGCTGGCTGAAAGTCACTACGGCGTGCACAGCGAGCGCCCCTTCTTCGCCGGCCTGGTGGACTTCATCACCTCCGGCCCAGTGGTGGCGATGGTGTGGGAAGGCGACGGCGTCATCGCCAGCGCCCGCAAGCTCATTGGCGCCACCAAGCCCCTCGAGGCCGAGCCCGGCACGATCCGCGGCGACCTGGCCGTCAACATCGGTCGCAACGTGATCCACGGTTCCGATGCCCCCGAAACCGCTGAATTCGAAATCGGCCTGTGGTTCCAGCCCTCCGAGCTGAGCGACTGGACCCCCGCCGATCAGGTCTGGCGCGTCGAGGGCTGA